In the Populus nigra chromosome 2, ddPopNigr1.1, whole genome shotgun sequence genome, ACCTGACAATGTTTCTACTTCAATTGTTCCTTTTCCTTCAACCTTCACATAGTCTCCATTCCTAATTCTAACTCTAGATAGATAGCTTTTATCCAAATCTTTGAATAAGCTCAGATCTGCAGTCATGTGATTAGTGCAGCCACTATCAATAAGCCATGATGAGTCATTTGCCTTGGCTGTGTTATACATCTCCTGTATTGTAGccatgaataaaaaatcttcCTCCACTTCTGAACTCTCGGTTACTTGAGCTTGTTTTTCTGGTTCTGCTTTATTTTTGCAGAATCTTTGAATGTGACTAAATTGCTTACAGTTTCGGCATTGTGCATTCTTGAGCCAACACCAGGCTTCAAGATGATTTGTTTTCTGACAGAATTTGCAAGCAGGAAAatgttctttcttctctttcccttcAGTGaagatgttgttgttgttgttctgtTGCCAGTTATTGAATTGCCAGcctctccctttttcttttttttcttcttgcttgTTTCTGTAAAAATTCTTAGCCCGACTCTTCTCCTTGTAAACTGCAACAAGAGCTCCTTCACTTGTTCCTTCTTGTCTATAAGCTTGTCTTTGCTCCACGGCTTGCAATGCATTTACCAGTTCTTATAGACTCATTTCTGAGAAATCTTTAGAATCTTCTAAAGAGCAAATTTTATGTTCAAATTTCTCTGGTAGACTTACCAGAACTTTCTCTACTATTCTTGAATCTGGAAAATCTTCTCCCAAAAGTCTCACTTGATtcacaagttttgaaatttgagaAGAGAAGTCTTTGATGGTATCGGTTTCTCTCATCTTCAAACCTTCAAACTGCCTTCTGAGATTTAAAACTTGCATCTTCCTTGACTTCTCATCACCATGAAattctacttttaatttatCCCACGTTTCTTTGGCAGATTTACAAGCCATAATCCTTGTGAAGATTTCTTTACTCACAGCATTATGAAGACAGGTAAGAGCTTTGAATCGCTTTGCCTTTTCTTCATTGAAAAATTTCATCTATGCAATCGTAGGATTGTTTCCTAGTGGAGTGGGTTGCCTATCACTCTCCACTATCTCCCACAAGTCAAAAGCTTTGAGatatgtttctatttttatagcTCACACACCATAATTCTGCCCTGTGAACATTGGTGTTTTTGCTGGAAAATTTGCAGAATacattgcttaaaaaaaaacttacttaaCCTCTCGTGTTTCACTCACAAACCCTTCAAAGCAGAAAGCTTTGATTTAACCTTACTATTCTCTCGTGTTTTCACTCACAAACCCTTCAAAGATCAGAaaggctctaataccaattgttgtaaaaaattgatatatataaagaacAGACTAATTTTTATGAACtgagaaaaagaacaaagaacaaagaacaaagTCTTTACAGTTGAAAGAACAAGGAGCAGAAAATATCTCAGTTGGTTACTGTCATCcccaatgttttatttatagaaggaaacaaacattacagaaaaataaaacactaaagaAATGTACCAGCTATGTTCTTCTTTATCGAAGGAGTTGTATAACAAGCTAGTCTAATCCTAGATAAGCTTAAAcaaatgaattgaaagaaacatcCTAATCTAGATAATGCTATCAGCTAACAGATAGGTAGCTATCAGCTAACAAATAGATAACAATGCAGTAAATTACTACTAACTAATCCTGTTATAGCTTTGGTACCAAACTTCAACACATGTGAGCAAACTTTGGTGGTAAACATGTACATATATAGGAGATATGCTGCCAGCTTGGAGCAACGACAAATGAAGATCATCAGAACACCGAATCATTTTTGAAGAAACCAGTTAGCCGTCTTTCTCTAGCCTTTTCTTGGTGTTTTGAGGATGAGAAGGTAATCTTGGCACCAAGTGAAGTAGTAGGAGAAGGAAACGTGAGGATCTATGAACCATTTGTTTGTTCGGATTATTTGGAGTTTATAGAGAGCAGCGAGAGAGGGAAGTTTGAGAAGGTTGGCTTCACTGTTAAGCATTTTGCTCGTATTACTCTCTGGAAGTCATGGCTGGAAAatccaatttcaaatttttccCCGTGTAGTTGGTCATATTGTTTgtaattttcattctttaaaaagTTAAGCTATTAAAGCTCGTGGTTTATGTCAGAAATCTCTAGAAATTGCATTTCTTAACTCTTAAGCTCTAAGTTAATGAATGGTTTGTCTTGAAGGATTTCGAGTTAAAGGGgaagaggaaaacaaaacaagaattagTCGGGTTTGAGAGCATTGACCTGAGGTTGTACAGTTGGAGTTTCAACTTCCaaattatgtgtttgtgtattATATAATTCTTGTATTTATGTGCCTATGAATAAATGGAGATATAATAATAGCCAACTccaaaagaatatatttttggacttgaaacttataCAAACTCATACTatattgtgcttaatttttattaaataaataaggatgtaATTAGATGTATTCTTAACGAGATTTGGCAGGCTTTTCATATTCTTGAGGACTTGTGATGGACCTGAAGAAACAAGCAGCAGCGCACAAAAAGAAGGGTATCTTTCAAAACAGCACTTGATTGAAAAGAGATTCAAAATGGTAGATAAATTACATTGAGGGACCATCACTCCTATCAAGTCACAAGTTGAGCTGATTAGCTAGCACTGCAGTTGAACATTTAATAGTGGAGAAAAAGTTAAGAAGGACATTGAAGTTATGCAATTACGAGTTCATGCAGTTACTGCTACATGTTACATGAGAATCTAAGAACTAAACTTTACTGAATGGAGAAATCTTTCAAGTGCCGGTTGATAAGTTGATAGATGACGACTCAAGTCTTGCCGACAGTTTTCCTCGTGCTTGTTTGATCATCCCTTCTGGTGAAACTGGCGCTGCCCCTCTAAACTGAAACCAAGTTTACAAGACTTGAGCATTTTGCCGACAAAAAAAGGGCATTAGTGTAAGTATCTGGAAACAACTTCAATGACAATGACTTCTTCTAAAGGCTATATAATTCTTATAAAggtaataatataatttcagcTTTTAATACATATTAGTCTCATCAGAAGTCATTGCACCTCTAATTTCTTACCTTCGGGTTTCTAATGCatctgaaaaacaaaagatatgTAGAAAAGGCAGTAACAGGGTTGATCTTCAGCACAAACCTTAGATTTCAGGGTCAACGTGAAAATGCCATCAAGGGTGGATGAATGAACCGAAAGCACATCCAACTGCCGTTTGTTGGCTTCATCCAAGATATCGAGCAACATGTACTCCCTGTAAGGACATCTCATCTCGATTAGaatctccttctctttcatgCATACTTTCAAATCTACGGGCATGCCATCCTTGGGAGCAACCTCATCAAGCTCTAGTTCAGCTTCATCAATGTCACGGGCCTTCCTCTTGTTTATCCAAGGCTTCTTGATGCCATGGTTATCTGATGTCCGGTCTACCATGCCCATGTAACTCCTGGATCTTGCCTCATAATCTGTCGAGCCTGTGCAAGATTCCAGTTCTGCTACTCTTGACTCAAGCTGTCTCGGGTAATTAATGGTGTCGCTGAGGATTGATGCTTTGTCAATCTGTACAAGTATGATCAAGTTTTTTAATGTACAGCATCATTAGAAATTCAAGGATCAGAAGAATAATGAACTTCTCAGAAATAATATTATCTCAGAGCTAGTTTACAAAATTTAGCAGAAAATTTGTTGAGGAGGAAAGATAGAGGTAAATGCTTTGAAGGCTATTTACAAAAACTAGTAAAAAACCAGTAGAGCATACATCTAATTAGAGGTTGACGACTTGGAAATTCAAGGATCAGAATAATGAGCTTCTCAGAAATAATCTTATCTCAGAGCCAGTTTACAAAATTTAGCAGAAAATTTGTTGAGGAGAAAAGGTAGACGTAAATGCTTTGAAGGCTATTTACAAAAACTAGTAAAAAACCAGTAAAGCATGCATCTAGTTAGAGGTTGACGACTGTTTTCCACTTCTTCAAAAATGTATTAACATTTTTCACAGTAAGATAAGTCTGAAGAATTATGAAATCTCCGGTTACTATCAAAATCTCCATAATAACATGATTTCCAACAAAGGCAATGCAATTACCTCATTAATAGAAGCAACTATTGACTCGAGTGCTAGAtatttttcattctctttttgtttttctgattcAAAATGCAACTTGCATGTTTCACAGCCTTCCAAATTCTTGAGGCAATCTTTTCCTGCATTTTCCTTGTCAGACCTAATAGAGTGACCACCATGCATCAAAGGTGCtgcaaataaaatctttttcaacATCTTCTGTTGTATTCGTGGCTTATAGCCATCAGCTGCTCCTTTCTTCCAACCAACAAAACTGGATTTGTAATCACCACTTTGGAAACATGGATTTTCGATCAACTGACTTGAGCTTTTCAGAATAACAAATGCAGTTCTTCTGTAGTGCAAGTCATCATCAGCTCCAGGATCTAAGGAGCTCAATTTTGTGTGGTTTCCTTCTTGAAGTACTTTCAATTGCAGGTGGGATATGTCTTTTCCCTTGGAAGAGGGTAGAACCTTTCCTTGCTTCACAAAAACCTCTGATATGCAATCACTTGAATTCATAGAATCTCTAACATCATCGCTGAATTCATCATCCATGGAATGCCAACTTTGAACTTGAGATGCTCCTTCCTTTAAATCTTCAAGCATGAAGGAGTCTTCAGTCACCAGATTGTGCTCATAGCCATTTGAGAAATCATCAGGAGAGTTCCTGTTGAATTCTTCACACACATTTCCATTTAAGTAGTTAATTCCCTCCTGCTCAGATTCTATATCTTGTGTTGGGGTGTACAGATTCTCCAAAGCCAATGTATCAACTATCTCATGGCTGATCCTGGTAGACATTGGATCTTTATCATCATCCTTGTTATGAGCAGCAGAGAACGATTTCTCAGAGCAAACAGGCTTGGAGAAGTCTAATAAGGAGGCTTTGATATGCTGAATGAGACCGGGGTCTTCTGTGACCTTGAAATAAGTCAAAAAGAGAAGCAAGAGCACAATTAAGGCCTTTACAAACCGTTCCATTACATTTATGGTTTATACATATATTCTGAATTAGAAAGtcattggtctattttcaagaCAGGGAATTACCAGCTCAGTCACACCTAGCTCTATTACTCCCTCAAGATAGGGAAAACACACCACAGTCTGCAAAATTGAAGTCACAAGCCAGGCGATGTCAGAGCAGAAAGATAACAGATGTGATTGGGCTATGGGTGTTGAACTTTTAAGCaggtaaaatgatattttttaaaaatccccGTTAAGGTAAATAGCTTTCTCCTTAATTTAGCATGAAAAGTAGTAAATGGATAGTAATATTGAAGAAGAgggaaaaattattatatgcCAGCATGGTGCAACATTGCTTCTTTAAAGTTCATGCTTCAGAAAACATATAGCAGGCTTGAGATTGGCATATCTTATGACTCAAATCTTATTTCAGTAACATGTAAAAAGAAAGCATAACAATGTGAAGTGGCCAGAGAGAAAAGGTCGATGCAGGGAGATGTACGTGTGAGTGTCTGCATAGCATTAGAATTTAGTATCTTCCATGCAAAGGCCAATGCAGGGGCATGCATGTGTAAGCGTGTCCATGGCATTCACATCATGCATTCATATACAAATAGACCTTCTTACCTGAATTGATGCGCTCTAAGGGCAGTGATGGTCCAGTCACAGAGAGAACATAACATGGAAAAACAGAAGTCAGATTTCCCTCATGGCATGTAAGATATCACGGCTATTAGATCAGTTGAAGTTTGCTTTAAATGCGAAACAGAAGTTGACAAGGAAACCAACCTTTGCGAGTAAAGAGCGAGAGAATACTTTGCTATCTGCATATTGAGCATTGCACAACCAGATAGGCTGTTTATTAGCTAATGCTCTTCCTGGCAACCTGTCAACAATTTGAAAGAAGAATGACCATCTAAAAGCATTATTATATGACCACATTATCGAGAGAGAAAATAAGATCTGCGGATCAGTAGAAGGCAGATTAATACCCTTCACCAGGATTGAAAACAAAGGACATGCAAACCAAGTAATACCACTCTTCATCTGACAGGTCCTCTGGAGACAATGCAGGAGAAGACCTCTTAGCCTGCAGGCCGGTCTCACCTTCAAGGAGAGACTCGTAAAGTTCTCTCAATTGCTCACTTCTCTGTAAGCCTATTTTATCAGCTTTAAGCTCCATAGCTTCAACTTTCCTAGTCTTGATGTCTCCATTGTAGTACCCATCACCCCATTCCAGTACCCTAAAAGAACATGATTAAATAGTATTTCTCAGCATAAGCACGGAGAGACATAAATGAAAAGCCATCTCAATTAACTTTTCAAGGCTGCATTGTGTTACCCAAATGAAAGGAAGAATCTTAAACTATCCTAGCATTATCTTTTTAACAGAAGAAAACTCTTACAGCCCTAATTTTCATACTgtatcattacaacatctaCTGCAGCAGCAAAATCCTTAATCTTTTACTATGATTTTCTGCTGCAGTATGTGTTGTAAGGACTGTCTCTAGAAAGAAAAGTTTTTATCTTGGATATAGTATTTTCATCATTAAGTACACAGCATATGAGCACATCAGTGAAAACCCAGATAtggaaattaagaaataataaaagaattgcAACACCGAATCGTTGTAAGAAGAAAAGAAGTACTTTCGAAGTTTAAAGAGAAGTTCAACTAATGTACCCTTGCTGTCTAGTTGACTGTGACCAGAAAATTGCGTAACTCCACTGCACACTCCTTACAGCAACTGCGAGCTGTTTCCTCAAGTTATCTGGCACCACCTGCTGGCCTTGGACAACAGGAGCCATTGCCAAACAAATACAACTACACCCAACTTACAGAAGGGAAACACTTCTTCTCTAACACACTCGTCAAGCAAGAAAGCGCTGGCTGCTAACTTTTTAAGCGGACCCCAGATGGTTATTTGCTTTcaataatgtaaaaataatggAATTTGGAAACACCCTTGGTGGAAATTTGTCAAGCAATCATGGCCTTGTAACCAATCaggctttgatttttatttttatttttgaatttttgtagaTATATGGCATGCACACCATTACCTCTGTCATGGGGCACCTTGGTTGGTGGCAGTGGcacaattgttttatatatcgTCCAGGAAGGAccataaactaataaaactgATATGGACTTTCATTGGTTTTTTCCCAATTAAGAAGTAGTGGACATATATATTTTGTGCTTATATGGATCATGACAATGCTGAAATTAATGAGCAATTAATGAGAAGAATCTATTGGACATGGTAACTGGTGTTTATTTAATCTAGAAAAGACTCTCCCTTGGCCTTCTTGTACTTTGATGCCTTACCATGGAATGGAAATGCCATTAAAACAATGCCCCCCATGTAATAAAATAGTCTGTATTACGATTAGGAAAGGATTTCACTTTCATGCTCAACAATTTCTGAAGTTGCTGATTATCTTTCTAGCTCGAGACCATGCTCTAATTTAACAGAAAATTCTCTTTTTGGAACATTTGTTTCCATCAAATTATGAATCCCattgatgaattttatatatctacCCCTTGAGATTCTTTGGGAAATTACTCAGATAATGGACTCACATTATGCTGTGGGTTTTATACAAAAaacttgatgtaaaaaaaatatttaaattttgctaatgtttttttctattataaagaaaaattatttgtgataaagaaaaaacataagtcAATTAAGTTAACTTATTAAAACTGCGATACAAGTCATGATAATGTGACTATCtaatcaaaaaaattcaatgttgaagaacCGATGACTTAAGTCACAAgaccaagataacctcatagaaaaaaaacaaaaaaaaaacaactcgattTAAcatgagttaacttgtcaaaactCACAATCTTTATCTTAAAAACAAGATACCCcagaaaaactaaatcaaaacaaattataaaattcaattctcaaccaacccACTATTGAATtatagagtaaaaataaaaataaaaaaagaacacaaaaaagatCAAGTTAACTCGCTTAACATAATTTATGGATCATTAGGttgagataacctaataaaaaataaacaaaaacaaattatgaagctcaattctcaatcaattcaatattaaataatgatattagagaagaaaattcaattaaaaaaaaacgagtcaACGAGATTAACTGACTAAACTCATGACCTGTGTCATTAGAGTTTGACAacttagtaaaaataaattaagttgaatgatgaaattatatatataaaaaagcattatttgaaaaaaaaaatttaattaaaaaaaacaaaaaaaaaactcgagttaacccgtcaaactcatGACTTGTGTTATGAGAGTGAGACGACCTGCAAATTTGCAAATTCAATGTTcaaatataaagtaaaaaaaataaaaaagcattaattgaaaaaaaaataaaaaaatacaaagtaatttttaatgaatagtgttttgtgaCGAATGTCTCagtgaaatcttttttttggtttttttaatttaatttgtgaatttttatatatagataaaattagTAATATTAACAAATACTCTAAAACGTGTGGGGAAAGTATTGTAGATtccccacgtgtttttttttcagttttggtttttgctttttgcttttttactcttttctcatttttttttattttgtctttctttcttttgtttattttccttttttccccatattttttttgttttacccccctagttttttgggttttgcatGTTTTTCCCCCaagattgtcttcttcttttgtttttttttttcaaaattatgattttttttaatattgaagtggttgagaatttaataatgtaagtttttatattaaaacattatgCATTACTACAATATTTCcatacatggtttttttatgatttttttttaaatggtctttgtcgattttttttgagaattttacttcgtagattttttatttaaaacaccttgaattgttacaatatttcctcacatagtttttgtttttctacagtgtttccccatatttttaaaaaaattatctttgtcgattttttttttaatattgagctggttaaaaatttaactttaattttcctcatatgtttttctttctatttttttcattctacttttgcttctttttttttcaaaattgtcttcttttttttttcattgtttttgtgtttttttttcagaattgtttttgttaattttattttttttaatatggagctgGTTGacaatttagctttgtagtttttttctttaaaacactataaattgctatagtgtttctccacatgttttttttctttttttatgatttttttttccagaattatctttgtcggttttttttcttcttcatattgagctggttgagaatttagtttcgtagttttttcctttaaaacacTATGTATTGTTACAGtgttccccacatgattttttttatgatttttttcaaaattatctttatcgattttattatttttaatattgagctggttgagaattacaactgtatgtttcctcatgaaacactatagattatTATAGTGTTtccatgtatgttttttttcctttcattttttttatgattgtttccaaaattttctttgttgattttatttttttaaatattaagatggttaagaatttagctttgtagtttttttcttgaaaatattatggattacaacagtttttttcatatatttgttttgtattttttccacAAACCCATAACAATACACAAGCATACCATAAGCTCCCCGTATCACGTGGGTACGACATTTAATTCATTGCTAAAAGTCTTATAAATCTATTATTTTCTCAACCATTcatatacaaattaatatatttaaaagaggTTTATTTATAGTCTCTTATAGGATTCGAATACCAAGCTAGTAGTGATGTGGAAATCAAGAGCAAATCACTCCTTGATTCTTGGTCCCGGTAACCATAACTCGGCAAGTAGCGTCAAGAGTCAAGACAGGTTTCAAGACAGGTTTCATCAGTAACGA is a window encoding:
- the LOC133683001 gene encoding uncharacterized protein LOC133683001, with the protein product MKFFNEEKAKRFKALTCLHNAVSKEIFTRIMACKSAKETWDKLKVEFHGDEKSRKMQVLNLRRQFEGLKMRETDTIKDFSSQISKLVNQVRLLGEDFPDSRIVEKVLPWSKDKLIDKKEQVKELLLQFTRRRVGLRIFTETSKKKKKKKGEAGNSITGNRTTTTTSSLKGKRRKNIFLLANSVRKQIILKPGVGSRMHNAETEMYNTAKANDSSWLIDSGCTNHMTADLSLFKDLDKSYLSRVRIRNGDYVKVEGKGTIEVETLSASDGVALTLFDQVEHKDDVVLWSAMASIFVKNGKYREGIDCFRRNAELQCGG